In Melospiza melodia melodia isolate bMelMel2 chromosome 30, bMelMel2.pri, whole genome shotgun sequence, a single window of DNA contains:
- the TBKBP1 gene encoding TANK-binding kinase 1-binding protein 1 translates to MDSMFEDDISILTQEALGPDEDWLDSPNTDLSGEMCSASHFALITAYDDIKNRLTGLERENSTLKRRLKMYEVKYPLIGEFGEEHIFSLYEAKENSLLKSEKASLQQQLNQFQHELQKSKEREEQLEEMIQAYEKLCVEKADLETELGEMRALVETHLSRIRSLEQQLRQRDGGAFPALGAQDVPFMALHPGPGLSHVLERAAGWPSRGLEAELEAARQENQRAQHREEHLKAECERLQAELKHLQDSREQEQSERDMAWVKKVGDDQVNLALAYTELTEELCRLRNLSSLQSQILRALLQDKSLNGGQRHSPLSQCHSPAQQRRSPAPQCPSPVPPGRPQCQSPALQRRSPGPPSQSPAQQRRSPAPPGPCQSPAQQRRSPVPPPSQSPGQQRRSPAPPPPPCPAPGSPHRLPAERMELPYAKPSSRHIKAGFQGRRSYSEVTNVALYQQSRSLWLQPEASTLPKHRPYGEVYLGAAGAPLSAHEPFEEHVRFEKQSSDEEEWALPSPPSPEAGAIRCASFCAGFPAPDADAAHRTAAAYARAEHAQSWPSINLLLETVDSEVRSCPLCQLAFPIGYPDDALVKHIDSHLENSKI, encoded by the exons ATGGACTCCATGTTCGAGGACGACATCAGCATCCTGACGCAGGAGGCGCTGGGGCCGGACGAGGACTGGCTGGACAGCCCCAACACCGACCTGTCGGGCGAGATGTGCTCGGCCTCGCACTTCGCCCTCATCACCGCCTACGACGACATCAAGAACCGGCTCACGGGGCTCGAGAGGGAGAACTCCACGCTCAAGCGCCGCCTCAAGATGTACGAGGTCAAG TACCCCCTGATCGGTGAGTTCGGCGAGGAACACATCTTCTCCCTCTACGAGGCCAAGGAGAACTCGCTGCTCAAGAGCGAGAAGGCgtcgctgcagcagcagctcaacCAGTTCCAGCACGAG ctgcagaagagcaaagagcgggaggagcagctggaggagatGATCCAGGCCTACGAGAAGCTGTGCGTGGAGAAGGCGGACCTGGAGACAGAGCTGGGAGAGATG CGGGCGCTGGTGGAGACGCACCTGAGCCGCATCcggagcctggagcagcagctgcggcAGCGCGACGGCGGCGCCTTCCCCGCGCTGGGCGCCCAGGACGTGCCGTTCATGGCCCTGCACCCCGGGCCCGGGCTGAGCCACG TGCTGGAGCGCGCCGCGGGCTGGCCGAGCCGCGGGCTGGAGGCCGAGCTGGAGGCGGCGCGCCAGGAGAACCAGCGCGCCCAGCACCGCGAGGAGCACCTCAAGGCCGAGTGCGAGAGGCTGCAGGCCGAGCTCAAACACCTGCAGGACAGCCGCGAGCAG gagcagTCGGAGCGGGACATGGCCTGGGTGAAGAAGGTGGGCGACGACCA GGTGAACCTGGCGCTGGCCTACACGGAGCTGACGGAGGAGCTGTGCCGCCTGCGCAACCTCAGCTCGCTGCAGAGCCAGATCCTGCGGGCGCTGCTGCAGGACAAGAGCCTCAACGGGG GCCAGCGCCACTCGCCGCTGTCGCAGTGCCACTCGCCGGCCCAGCAGCGCCGCTCGCCCGCCCCGCAGTGCCCCTCGCCCGTTCCGCCGGGCCGCCCGCAGTGCCAATCGCCCGCCCTGCAGCGCCGCTCGCCGGGACCCCCGAGCCAGTCTCCGGCCCAGCAGCGCCGCTCGCCCGCGCCCCCCGGCCCGTGCCAGTCGCCGGCCCAGCAGCGCCGCTCGCCGGTGCCGCCGCCCAGCCAGTCCCCGGGGCAGCAGCGCCGctcgcccgcgccgccgccgccgccctgccCGGCGCCGGGATCCCCGCACCGCCTGCCCGCCGAGCGCATGGAGCTGCCCTACGCCAAGCCCTCGAGCCGCCACATCAAGGCCGGCTTCCAGGGCCGCCGCAGCTACTCGGAGGTGACCAACGTGGCGCTGTACCAGCAGAGCCGCTCGCTCTGGCTGCAGCCCGAGGCCTCCACGCTGCCCAAGCACCGGCCCTACGGCGAGGTCTACCTGGGGGCCGCGGGGGCCCCGCTGAGCGCCCACGAGCCCTTCGAGGAGCACGTGCGCTTCGAGAAGCAGTCGTCGGACGAGGAGGAGTGGGCGCTGCCCAGCCCGCCCAGCCCCGAGGCCGGCGCCATCCGCTGCGCCTCCTTCTGCGCCGGGTTCCCCGCGCCCGACGCCGACGCCGCGCACCGGACGGCGGCCGCCTACGCCCGCGCCGAGCACGCCCAGTCCTGGCCTTCCATCAAC ctgctgctggagacagtggACTCGGAGGTGCGGAGCTGCCCGCTGTGCCAGCTGGCCTTCCCCATCGGCTACCCGGACGATGCCCTGGTCAAACACATCGACTCGCACCTGGAGAACAGCAAGATCTGA
- the LOC134431024 gene encoding uncharacterized protein LOC134431024, which produces EEKEEKEEKEEKEEKREGKEKKEKKEKEEKEEKKEKEEKEEKEEKKEKKEKKEKEEKEEKEEKREGKEKKEKKEKKEKKEKEEKKEKKEKEEKREREEKEEKEEKEKK; this is translated from the coding sequence gaggaaaaggaggaaaaggaggagaaggaggagaaggaggaaaagagggaagggaaggaaaagaaggaaaagaaggaaaaggaggaaaaggaggaaaagaaggaaaaggaggaaaaggaggaaaaggaggaaaagaaggaaaagaaggaaaagaaggagaaggaggagaaggaggagaaggaggaaaagagggaagggaaggaaaagaaggaaaagaaggaaaagaaggaaaagaaggaaaaggaggaaaagaaggaaaagaaggagaaggaggaaaagagggaaagggaggaaaaggaggaaaaggaggaaaaggaaaagaaa